The following coding sequences lie in one Arachis ipaensis cultivar K30076 chromosome B05, Araip1.1, whole genome shotgun sequence genomic window:
- the LOC107642725 gene encoding probable esterase KAI2 (The sequence of the model RefSeq protein was modified relative to this genomic sequence to represent the inferred CDS: added 31 bases not found in genome assembly) translates to MGIVEEAHNVKVLGSGDKFLILAHGFGTDQSVWKHFVPHLLDDYRVILYDNMGAGTTNPDYFDFERHSSLEGYAYDLLAILEELSVHSCIFVGHSVSAMIGAVASIARPDLFSKLIMVSASPRYLNDVNYYGGFEQEDLDQLFDAMSANYKAWCNGFAPLAVGGDMESVAVQEFSRTLFNMRPDIALVVSRTIFQSDMRQILVHVTVPCHILQSKKDMAVPVMVSEYLHQNLGGISVVEIMATDGHLPQLSSPDIVIPVLLKHIQHDIVV, encoded by the exons atgggaaTAGTAGAGGAAGCTCACAACGTGAAAGTGTTAGGTTCAGGAGACAAGTTCTTAATCCTGGCTCATGGATTTGGCACCGATCAATCTGTGTGGAAACACTTCGTCCCTCATCTCCTTGATGATTATCGCGTCATTCTCTACGATAATATGGGTGCAGGTACCACCAACCCTGATTACTTCGACTTTGAAAGACACTCCAGTTTAGAGGGCTACGCCTACGATTTGCTTGCGATTCTTGAAGAACTTTCTGTTCATTCTTGCATCTTTGTTGGCCACTCCGTGTCCGCCATGATCGGCGCTGTTGCTTCTATTGCTCGCCCCGATCTCTTCTCTAAGCTCATCATGGTCTCTGCTTCCCCTAG GTACTTGAACGATGTGAATTACTATGGAGGATTTGAGCAGGAAGATCTAGACCAATTGTTCGATGCTATGTCGGCAAACTACAAAGCATGGTGCAACGGTTTTGCGCCGCTGGCAGTCGGCGGAGATATGGA TTGTTCAACATGAGACCGGACATAGCTCTTGTTGTATCACGCACCATTTTCCAAAGCGATATGAGGCAGATCTTGGTACATGTCACCGTGCCGTGCCACATCTTGCAGAGTAAGAAGGACATGGCTGTTCCAGTAATGGTCTCCGAATACCTCCACCAAAACCTCGGCGGCATCTCTGTCGTCGAGATCATGGCCACTGATGGCCATTTGCCGCAATTGAGCTCGCCGGATATTGTTATTCCGGTGCTTCTCAAGCATATTCAACATGATATTGTGGTATGA